AACAGCTAACCCCCTTGCTATCTGTCAACTTTCCTGGCGGCACAACTCATGATGATGAATGATGAACGCGCCTATGCCACGCAACGTCctgcagctcacacacacacacacactaaatgcCCATTGCTCATCCATAATCAAGATCTGTAGTCTCATTAGCTACACAGAAAGCCACACTTGATATCAATCATTAGTCCTGGACCAATGTATCCCAACGATGGTGAGTTCAGGCTTCATCCCAGTCACATTACCCTCTTTACAAGTTGCTACGTCTGATAATCCCGAGATGAAATAGGAGCCCTCTGATGACATGAGGAGTTTCCAGTGGCAACAGCTGAACTGCTCAAGGTCTTTTTTCTTTAAGGGGACATGCGGTGGTCCACCTTCACCTATCCCTAAcccttcctcccacagtccaaagacatgcagttagtggggttagctAATTGGTGATCCTAAAttacccataggtgtgaatggttgtctgtctctgcgttagccctgcgacagattgGCGACccgtccagggtgtaccccgtcTCTTGCCTTATGGCAGCTGGGATGTGCTCGCGCCATTAAAATGTGTGGCTCCAGCCTCACTTTCTTTGGATCACCATAAGCAGGTAACCTTGAAAGGATTGCATTTGCATGCAATCTACCTGACCAGTAGTTAGTAGACTAGTTAGTAATTAGTCTTTTAGTTTATAATGAGCTCTGTTCTCATTAAATTGCTGGCTGCCTGCACAGTGTCCAAAAAACTATATGTGCTTTACAGATAACTGGGAAACTTCAGACCTGGTCCTGTTAGCAGAAACAGCATCCATCCCATTTTGGATGCTTTTGCATTAATTCGCCTGGACAATATATTTTCTTATACTAAAAATTAGCAAGCTATTCTGTCCAACTGCACCTCAGCCTCCCATCTTCTTGTTAGTGCTAcgtctccaaaccatacatcatagcaggtctcttacaatcttgtaaaccttccctttcactcttgttgGTATCCTTTTGTTACAAATCGCCCATCAtcgacactcatctccacccccTTGATCCTGCCCGTCACCTGTCTCGTGCACCGTGCGTTGCTTTGGATAGTTGAccccagatatttaaactcatccacctTCACTTCACCACCTTCATTTTACCTTTATTACCTGTTGACTATCACTAGTCCCTAAAAAACgcttgtcacggtcctgggtcttatgacccagtgttttgagttttagttcattttgatgttttagtttATGCAGCCCTTCAGGTTCCTAAGTTCATTTGTAATCATGCttaagtgtttctagttcttattatttccccctcgtgtttccTACTATGGTAAATCTCCCCtgcttttcatgtgtttcatgtctgtgtcttacattgtgaagtttgggttgtcatgtctacgtctcattatgtttcctgttttattgtgaagaggtctggtgtttctgtgttcagttttactcttcccctgtggcgttgttatgttcatgttgatctactgtgcctttctgttccatgtttcagatccctatgttctgtctcccccaGTCTGTTAAGTCCACATGTCTTGAGTtccgtcagtgtgtttcctgttttactttcacagtctgttctatgttaatgtttctagttttgcttcccttgcctCGTCCTGCTCAATTACtctcccactgtgacgtcattatgttcatgtgtgccagctgtttcctcatgtgtctccacttcccctaatcagctcctgtgtatttaagtcctctgttttcagtgtgtgtttgtcaggtcgtctgttgttcACGCCATGTTCTCCATGCCATGTTTCCAGGTTTCATGTCCAGGTTTTTCcatgttgtttgtttagttctcccagtttaggttaatgttagttttatttctgtttgccTTGCCCGTTATTTGTACCTTTTCTGCCAGCCTCattaaacggctcgctttttgttaCTCAAGTTTTGATCCAAGTTCCTtggtgtctgcattttgggtccactctTCATAATACATACAGTCTGCtctcgccagactgtgacagaacGACCTGACCATGCTGGACCCAGCGGACATTTATTTCAGTGACTTTTTTGAATTCAAGATTCGTGTTACACAGCTTCGTGGACTTTGGATTATCTCCTGTGCAGGGAAGCAGGgggaggagaaggaggctatTCGGGCTCAGTTGACCCGGATAGCCACGGCTAACCCAGGTTTTATGGACTGCCTGCCTGCAGATTTAAAGAAGTTTGCTACAGCCACGATCTCCTCTGCCTCACCATCATCGTCTGAGCAGGTGCCCAGTGTGCAGGCTGAATCACACCAGCCCTGCGGTGATGCAGCTCTTCCTTCACCGGCTACAGGAGTAAGAGTCGGCTTATTCAGTCTCTCACCTGTCTCCATGTCCATGTCGCCACTGCAGCAGAGAAGTGCTGCGTTTCCCTCACCTCAACCGGTGGCTTCTTCCAGTGCTACATTCACCTCAGCTGTAGCGGCGCCGGCCTCCACAACCACCGCttccaggaggaggcggcgtcCAGGTCGTCACCACGGCTCACAGCAACATGAGGTGGGTGATTGTATTCTGAATCCACGCGTTTTTTCTAAGGACAATATTGGAACAAACACTGCCTTAAAGGTTCATGGGCATGTTTATGAAATGACTAAGACTGAAAAATCACCAGCCAAGTCTTCCACGGAATATCTTATCCCTCTGCACAACTACCTAGCATCCCAGTGTATTGATCATGCTATGAACTTTGCTTCCAAGAAGCCAAATTATAAGACATTTTGCACTGGAAGTGCTAGCCATGAGGCTCAGCTAAGCCACTGTGGGACCGAGATCCAGGCCAGGTTGGAGCCAGGGGCTGAGTTGGAGTTTGTGCAGCCTATTTCagcgtcagctggagggcctgaggagcccgtccagcctcatgccacgtcagctggggggcccgaggagcccgtccagcctcatgccacgtcagctggggggcccgaggagcccgtccagcctcatgccacgtcagctggggggcccgaggagcccgtccagcaccacgcctcgtcagctggcgggcccgaggagcccgtccagcaccacgcctcgtcagctggcgggcccgaggagcccgtccagcaccacgcctcgtcagctggcgggcccgaggagcccgtccagcctcgtgcttcgtcagctggagggcctgaggagtCCGTCTGGCCACCTTCTGCTTCACCACCTGTGGCTGCCTCACTGTCACCTGGTTCTGCCTCTGCTACGCCAGgaccagctccagcctgtgcttcgtcagccgcagctccagcctgtgcttcgtcagccgcagctccagcctgtgcttcgtcagccgcagctccagcctgtgcttcgtcagctgcagcctcagagccttcatcctcgcccggtccggcctctgcatcagctgctcctgctccacctggtccggcttcagcctcAGAATCTTCGCcctcgtctggcccggcctcgtcagagtcttcggcctcgtcagagtcttcggcctcgtcagagtcttcggcctcgtcagagtcttcggcctcgtcagagtcttcggcctcgtcagagtcttcgtcctcgtcagGCCCGGCCTCGtcagagtcttcagcctcgcctggcccggcctcgtcagagtcttcagcctcgcctggcccggcctcgtcagagtcttcagcctcgcctggcccggcctcgtcagagtcttcagcctcgcctggcccggcctctgcctgtgcttctgctacgcctggtccggcctcagcctgtgcttctgctacgcctggtccggcctcagcctgtgcttcagCGTCACCTGGTCCTGTTGCGCCAGCTGGAGGTTCAGCCAAGCCAGTCCAGCATCCCTCCACGCCATCGCCTGCAGCGCCATTATCTGGTCCAGCCACGCCTGTGCTCGTCTCGCCTGCCACGACCCAGCCAGTGGTCGACGCCACGACCCAGCCTGTGGTCGACGCCACGCCTGTGCTCGTCTCGCCTGCCACGACCCAGCCTGTGGTCGACGCCACGACCCAGCCAGTGGTCGACGCCACGCCTGTGCTCGTCTCGCCTGCCACGACCCAGCCTGTGGTCGACGCCACGCCTGTGCTCGTCTCGCCTGCCACGACCCAGCCTGTGGTCGACGCCACGCCTCTGCTCGTCCCGCCAGCCAAGCCACCCGACGGGTCACGTCCACACTACCGCCGGCCGCCAGCCAAGCCACCCGACAGGTCACGTCCACACTACCGCCGGCCGCCAGCCAAGCCACCCGACGGGTCACGTCCACGCTACCGCCGGCCGCCAGCCAAGCCACCCGAGGGGTCACGTCCACATCCACGCTGCCGCCGGCCGCCAGCCAAGCCACCCGACAGGTCTTGTCCACATCCACGCTGCCGCCGGCCGCCAGCCAAGCCACCCGAGTGTGGCCAGCCATGCTTGCTTCGCCACTGCCTTCCGCATTGCCGGCCTCCAGAACTGCGTtcgcgccgccgttgccgtgtgcacggtcggcctcctgaactgtttgcccgtcgccgccgttgccgtgtgcacggtcggcctcctgaactgtttgcccgtcgaggtcggccacctgaactgtttctacgccgttgccgtccgcatggACGGCCCCCGGAACTGTTCGACCATGGACTTCTGTGCCGTCaccctccgggtcggccccctgaggaGTTATGAACTGTTCCCTGTACTCCTGTGCTTTTGATggacgttttgtttttgtggctttgttccgggccctccgtcctggacccccgccgcccgcccttggtgggttgtttttgtttttgtttttcatggtttcgggcgtctggaatccgcccttgaagggggggctctgtcacggtcctgggtcttatgacccagtgttttgagttttagttcattttgatgttttagtttATGCAGCCCTTCAGGTTCCTAAGTTCATTTGTAATCATGCttaagtgtttctagttcttattatttccccctcgtTTCCTACTATGGTAAATCTCCCCtgcttttcatgtgtttcatgtctgtgtcttacattgtgaagtttgggttgtcatgtctacgtctcattatgtttcctgttttattgtgaagaggtctggtgtttctgtgttcagttttactcttcccctgtggcgttgttatgttcatgttgatctactgtgcctttctgttccatgtttcagatccctatgttctgtctcccccaGTCTGTTAAGTCCACATGTCTTGAGTtccgtcagtgtgtttcctgttttactttcacagtctgttctatgttaatgtttctagttttgcttcccttgcctCGTCCTGCTCAATTACtctcccactgtgacgtcattatgttcatgtgtgccagctgtttcctcatgtgtctccacttcccctaatcagctcctgtgtatttaagtcctctgttttcagtgtgtgtttgtcaggtcgtctgttgttcACGCCATGTTCTCCATGCCATGTTTCCAGGTTTCATGTCCAGGTTTTTCcatgttgtttgtttagttctcccagtttaggttaatgttagttttatttctgtttgccTTGCCCGTTATTTGTACCTTTTCTGCCAGCCTCattaaacggctcgctttttgttaCTCAAGTTTTGATCCAAGTTCCTtggtgtctgcattttgggtccactctTCATAATACATACAGTCTGCtctcgccagactgtgacaacGCTTCGCATCAGTAGGATATTAAACTTAAATTACTGACTGCAGCCCCCTTACCAGGGTCTGCCTTAACCCCTCTGCATGGGACATGACATGTGCCAAGtagtaaacaaaatcaaatttaCAGGGTTTGATTTTCAAATTGGCGTGCAGAAGCTTTGCACATACCTTGTCCAACCAGACCAGGTGCTGCTGAAATGTGCGTCCAAACATAATATCATCAAAGTACATCAAACACAGTGTCCACTGCAAATCCGCAAGTATGAAATCCACCAATCTTTAGAAAGTAcattttacagacagaaattcaaacattaaattcaaacaatccttttttaaagcatttttgtgATGATCTTCTGGATTAACCTTCTGTTCCTTTGGCCACATCAAGTGTGGACAACCAGCAGGCATATCTCAGGCTTTCAAGTGCATCATTAAAAGGGCATATATATCCTATCTGGTGACATCATTAAGCTTTCCACAACACAGAACCTGAGACCACACGCTTTTCCTGCAGAAACAAGACGGTCAAATAATGCCGCTGTCaagcatttgttttaaatgatctgTTACGTCTCCTGGAGGTGGGGACAGTTTGATAGGCCTGGCTTTACATATTTCAGttttatataaagaaaaaaacatttccccCAGCTTCCGATTTATTCTGCCTTAGAGGGCCTGGTTACCATTAGACAAACGTCTTAGTTTAAAATGATTCAGCACTCCCGACTCCTGAAAGCCAGACTCGTAACCTTGtccattttatttgttgttatctatcgtccacctgaccttacttacagtggggcaaaaaagtatttagtcagccaccgattgtgcaagttcccccacctaaaatgatgacagaggtcagtaatttgcaccagaggtacacttcaactgtgagagacagaatgtgaaaaaaaaatagtgtatcccagaaccacacggggggacctggtgaatgacctgcatagagcttattttccaccctaatttacgaataaattctttacaaatcctaccatgtggattcatggatttttttttcacattctgtctctcacagttgaagtgtacctctggtgcaaattactgacctctgtcatcattttaagtgggggaacttgcacaattggtggctgactaaatacttttttgccccactgtagatttTCTATCTCATTTTTTAGACTTTGTAACTAATTTAGTGGTGACTTCAGATAAAGTAAT
This is a stretch of genomic DNA from Maylandia zebra isolate NMK-2024a linkage group LG13, Mzebra_GT3a, whole genome shotgun sequence. It encodes these proteins:
- the LOC143421851 gene encoding uncharacterized protein LOC143421851, with the translated sequence MYPNDGKQGEEKEAIRAQLTRIATANPGFMDCLPADLKKFATATISSASPSSSEQVPSVQAESHQPCGDAALPSPATGVRVGLFSLSPVSMSMSPLQQRSAAFPSPQPVASSSATFTSAVAAPASTTTASRRRRRPGRHHGSQQHEPVQHHASSAGGPEEPVQHHASSAGGPEEPVQHHASSAGGPEEPVQPRASSAGGPEESVWPPSASPPVAASLSPGSASATPGPAPACASSAAAPACASSAAAPACASSAAAPACASSAAASEPSSSPGPASASAAPAPPGPASASESSPSSGPASSESSASSESSASSESSASSESSASSESSASSESSSSSGPASSESSASPGPASSESSASPGPASSESSASPGPASSESSASPGPASACASATPGPASACASATPGPASACASASPGPVAPAGGSAKPVQHPSTPSPAAPLSGPATPVLVSPATTQPVVDATTQPVVDATPVLVSPATTQPVVDATTQPVVDATPVLVSPATTQPVVDATPVLVSPATTQPVVDATPLLVPPAKPPDGSRPHYRRPPAKPPDRSRPHYRRPPAKPPDGSRPRYRRPPAKPPEGSRPHPRCRRPPAKPPDRSCPHPRCRRPPAKPPECGQPCLLRHCLPHCRPPELRSRRRCRVHDPYVLSPPVC